From a region of the Xyrauchen texanus isolate HMW12.3.18 chromosome 47, RBS_HiC_50CHRs, whole genome shotgun sequence genome:
- the LOC127638718 gene encoding uncharacterized protein LOC127638718, with the protein MYTAFKIKMLNPAEVSYLSEYCIVMKPVSMALNILQSETNTQMGWLLPTIYLLDSKLKKMDASVKVCLSLIHALQRGLQKRFGEFMEDPELISAAILLPKFKTSWTDKAHIIKSGMDYILRRLDAMKDTQENESQRVSDEDDFFSSIKTVPSTRASELDGYLACASEEMELLHSFPLVKKLNLKLNTPLPASAACKRLFSCAGQLFTPRRARLDSTNFENQLIVKLNNKFKM; encoded by the exons ATGTATACAgcattcaaaattaaaat gcTAAATCCTGCTGAAGTTTCTTACCTCTCCGAATACTGCATTGTGATGAAGCCTGTATCCATGGCCTTGAACATCCTTCAGTCCGAAACAAACACTCAGATGGGGTGGCTGCTTCCCACAATCTACCTTCTTGATTCAAAGCTCAAAAAGATGGACGCTTCAGTCAAGGTATGTCTTTCCCTTATTCATGCTCTGCAGCGGGGTCTACAAAAGCGCTTTGGGGAGTTCATGGAAGATCCGGAACTCATCAGTGCTGCAATTCTTCTTCCCAAATTCAAAACGTCATGGACGGACAAGGCCCACATCATAAAATCAG GTATGGATTACATCCTGCGTCGTCTTGATGCCATGAAGGACACCCAGGAAAACGAATCACAGCGTGTCTCTGACGAGGATGACTTCTTTTCTTCCATTAAGACTGTTCCATCCACAAGAGCATCTGAATTGGATGGATACTTGGCTTGTGCCTCAGAAGAGATGGAACTGCTTCACTCATTTCCTTTGGTGAAAAAGCTAAACCTTAAACTGAACACACCCTTGCCTGCTTCTGCAGCATGTAAGCGCCTTTTTAGTTGTGCTGGGCAGCTGTTTACACCTAGACGAGCAAGGCTGGACAGTACAAATTTTGAGAATCAGCTCATTGTAAAACtgaacaacaaattcaaaatgtaa